A window of the Lolium perenne isolate Kyuss_39 chromosome 7, Kyuss_2.0, whole genome shotgun sequence genome harbors these coding sequences:
- the LOC127315980 gene encoding VAN3-binding protein-like, with product MRTILREYFLDTFSFTGSRRRQRRDDLRLHSAQAQAALSVAQLAAAIAGVVSAFEPRTRQGDNGKLGGELASAAALVATVCAEAAESAGAHRPRVTSAVNTGLESRSPAELLTLTAAAATCLRGAAALKLRAAVVRGIGTAASGHGNGSPMAASIQKGTSLRVCLPCGRVRVRTVAVFPRRGSGGGTVALRLGQKRLRGVFATYEDHEVVALSPGGEAVIDGRRCFALALSTSAGTTVQLLLEDQTHCEVWKDVIQGMLSDAKLKGEK from the exons ATGAGGACGATCCTGAGAGAATACTTCCTGGACACCTTCTCCTTCACCGGTAGCCGGAGACGGCAGAGGCGTGACGACCTCCGGCTGCACTCGGCGCAGGCTCAAGCGGCCCTGTCGGTGGCTCAGCTCGCCGCGGCCATCGCTGGCGTTGTGTCGGCGTTCGAACCACGGACGAGACAGGGAGACAATGGCAAGTTGGGCGGGGAGTTGGCGTCCGCCGCCGCGCTTGTTGCAACAGTCTGCGCGGAGGCTGCGGAGTCCGCCGGAGCACACCGGCCCCGCGTGACTTCTGCCGTGAACACCGGCCTCGAGAGCCGCTCTCCCGCGGAGCTCCTCACACTGACCGCGGCCGCAGCGACGTGCCTGAGGGGAGCCGCCGCGCTGAAGCTCAGGGCCGCGGTCGTCAGAGGAATTGGCACCGCCGCCAGTGGCCATGGCAACGGCAGTCCCATGGCCGCCAGCATCCAGAAAGGCACGTCCCTCAGGGTCTGCCTGCCTTGCG GTAGAGTGCGGGTGAGGACGGTGGCCGTGTTCCCCCGGCGCGGGAGCGGTGGCGGCACGGTGGCGCTGAGGCTGGGGCAGAAGCGGCTGCGCGGTGTCTTCGCCACCTACGAAGACC ACGAGGTCGTCGCGCTGTCTCCCGGTGGCGAGGCGGTGATCGACGGCAGGAGGTGCTTCGCGCTGGCGCTGAGCACGTCGGCAGGGACGACGGTGCAGCTGCTGCTGGAGGATCAGACGCACTGCGAGGTCTGGAAGGACGTCATCCAAGGCATGTTGTCCGATGCAAAACTCAAGGGTGAAAAGTAA